One segment of Panicum virgatum strain AP13 chromosome 3K, P.virgatum_v5, whole genome shotgun sequence DNA contains the following:
- the LOC120696719 gene encoding probable glycosyltransferase 3: MGTPAAGGWRLPSRGRSSSSKLTQRAINNIRFALLCAFVTLLVLRGTVGVNRRLVYIAGSRRAPSGTDKAVEDIERTLREIRADSDPDPEDDGSSSRAATTPAAAKYYDRGSAWSTPNYSLGPRVTRWNAKRRRWLHLNPGFPSRDARGNPRVLLVTASPAGPCDTPAGDRFLLRATKNRMDYCRLHGIEFAHAMARLDAELTGGWAKLPLLRRLMLAHPEVEWLWWMDGDALVTDMGFELPLPRYEGAHLVVHGNSYLLFQQRSWVAVSTGSFLLRNCQWSLELLDAWAVMGPRGRARDDAGKLLTATLYGRPSLEADDQSALIHLLLTEKERWMDKVYLENEYYLHGLWAAGLVDKYEQVMKKHHPGYGDDRWPFVTHFVGCKPCSGGGRSGGGRSTRGGGNSSDEYPPERCVSGMERAFNFADNQVLRLYGFRHETLASSDVRRVTNRSANPLEAKEEALSFLKKPKDPDVQSHDVRKNRKRKGRKDSVLARVLKRLGWRSEF; this comes from the coding sequence ATGGgtacgccggcggccggcgggtggaGATTGCCGTCGCGGggccggagcagcagcagcaagctgaCACAGCGGGCCATCAACAACATCAGGTTCGCCCTCCTCTGCGCCTTCGTCACGCTCCTCGTCCTCCGCGGCACCGTCGGCGTCAACCGCCGCCTCGTCTACATCGCCGgctcccgccgcgcgccgtccGGCACCGACAAGGCCGTCGAGGACATCGAGCGCACCCTCCGCGAGATCCGCGCCGACTCCGACCCCGACCCCGAAgacgacggcagcagcagcagagcggcgaccacaccggcggcggccaagtACTACGACCGCGGCAGTGCGTGGTCGACGCCGAACTACAGCCTCGGGCCCCGGGTGACGCGTTGGAACGCCAAGCGCCGGCGGTGGCTGCACCTGAACCCGGGGTTCCCGTCCCGCGACGCGCGCGGCAACCCGCGGGTCCTGCTCGTcacggcctcgccggcggggcCCTGCGACACCCCCGCCGGCGACCGCTTCCTGCTCCGGGCCACCAAGAACAGGATGGACTACTGCCGCCTCCACGGCATCGAGTTCGCGCACGCCATGGCGCGCCTCGACGCGGAGCTCACCGGCGGCTGGGCCAAgctcccgctgctgcggcgcctCATGCTggcacacccggaggtggagtggcTGTGGTGGATGGACGGCGACGCGCTCGTCACCGACATGGGGTTCGAGCTCCCGCTGCCGCGCTACGAGGGCGCCCACCTCGTCGTCCACGGCAACTCGTACCTCCTCTTCCAGCAGCGCTCCTGGGTCGCCGTCAGCACCGGCAGCTTCCTGCTCCGGAACTGCCAGTGGTCGCTCGAGCTGCTCGACGCCTGGGCCGTGATGGGGCCCAGAGGCCGCGCCCGCGACGACGCCGGGAAGCTGCTGACGGCGACCCTCTACGGCCGCCCGTCGCTCGAGGCCGACGACCAGTCGGCGCTCATCCACCTGCTGCTCACCGAGAAGGAGCGGTGGATGGACAAGGTGTACCTCGAGAACGAGTACTACCTGCACGGCCTCTGGGCGGCGGGGCTGGTCGACAAGTACGAGCAGGTCATGAAGAAGCACCACCCGGGCTACGGCGACGACCGGTGGCCGTTCGTCACGCACTTCGTCGGCTGCAAGccttgcagcggcggcggaaggtccggcggcggaaggtccaccaggggcggcggcaaCTCCAGCGATGAGTACCCGCCGGAACGTTGCGTCAGTGGCATGGAGCGCGCCTTCAACTTCGCCGACAACCAGGTGCTCCGATTGTACGGCTTCCGGCACGAGACGCTGGCGAGCTCCGATGTCAGGCGGGTGACGAACCGGTCGGCGAACCCGCTGGAGGCCAAGGAGGAGGCTCTCTCTTTCTTGAAGAAACCCAAGGACCCGGACGTCCAGAGCCACGATGTACGCAAAAATCGAAAGCGCAAAGGAAGAAAGGACTCTGTTCTTGCAAGAGTCCTGAAGAGACTGGGATGGAGATCTGAGTTTTGA
- the LOC120696721 gene encoding probable glycosyltransferase 3: MGVGGGGRLRASSLKKQRQRTMNNIKITLLCGFITVLVLRGTAGFNLLVSIAEPDGAAADAKVVEDVERILAEIRSDSEADDVVVLVGGGGSSSPNATANFSSSATLIQVKEYSLGPKVSDWDDQRREWLSRNPEFPSRDARGNPRVLLVTGSPPGPCDNPAGDHYLLKAIKNKIDYCRLHGVDIVHNMAHLDPELTGYWSKIPLVRRLMLAHPEVEWIWWVDSDAIFTDMAFELPLSRYEGRNLVIHGYPELLEKRSWISLNAGIFLLRNCQWSLDLLDAWVPMGPRGPSRVEAGKLLTASLTGRPPFDADDQSALIHLLLLQKERWMDKVYIESEFYLHGFWTGLVDRYEQMMEEHHPGLGDDRWPFITHFVGCKTCGRYEDYPLDRCLRGMERAFNFADNQVLRLYGFQHRSLGSAKVRRVTDPRANPLDAKEAALKMDAKFDHV; encoded by the coding sequence AtgggggtgggcggcggcgggcggctgcgGGCCAGCAGCTTGAAGAAGCAGCGGCAGCGGACCATGAACAACATCAAGATCACGCTCCTCTGCGGCTTCATCACCGTGCTCGTCCTCCGCGGCACCGCCGGATTCAACCTCCTCGTCAGCATCGCCGAGCccgacggcgccgcggccgacgccaAGGTCGTCGAGGACGTGGAGCGCATCCTCGCCGAGATCCGCTCCGACTCGGAGGCCGACGACGTCGTCGTCCTGGTCGGCGGGGGCGGGTCGTCGTCCCCCAACGCGACGGCCAACTTCTCGTCGTCGGCGACGCTGATCCAGGTGAAGGAGTACAGCCTGGGCCCCAAGGTGAGCGACTGGGACGACCAGCGCCGCGAGTGGCTGTCCCGGAACCCGGAGTTCCCGTCCCGCGACGCGCGCGGCAACCCGCGGGTCCTGCTCGTCAccggctcgccgccggggcCCTGCGACAACCCCGCCGGCGACCACTACCTGCTCAAGGCCATCAAGAACAAGATCGACTACTGCCGCCTCCACGGCGTGGACATCGTGCACAACATGGCGCACCTGGACCCGGAGCTGACGGGGTACTGGTCCAAGATCCCGCTGGTGCGGCGCCTGATGCTGgcgcacccggaggtggagtggaTCTGGTGGGTGGACAGCGACGCCATCTTCACGGACATGGCCTTCGAGCTCCCGCTCTCGCGCTACGAGGGCCGCAACCTCGTCATCCACGGCTACCCGGAGCTCCTGGAGAAGCGCTCCTGGATCTCCCTCAACGCCGGCATCTTCCTGCTCCGCAACTGCCAGTGGTCGCTGGACCTGCTCGACGCCTGGGTGCCCATGGGCCCGAGGGGCCCCTCCCGCGTGGAGGCCGGGAAGCTGCTGACGGCGAGCCTGACGGGGCGGCCGCCGTTCGATGCCGACGACCAGTCGGCGCTCATCCACCTGCTGCTCCTCCAGAAGGAGCGGTGGATGGACAAGGTGTACATCGAGTCGGAGTTCTACCTCCATGGCTTCTGGACGGGGCTGGTGGACAGGTACGAGCAGATGATGGAGGAGCACCACCCGGGGCTCGGCGACGACCGCTGGCCCTTCATCACCCACTTCGTCGGCTGCAAGACCTGCGGCAGGTACGAGGACTACCCGCTGGACCGGTGCCTCCGCGGCATGGAGCGCGCCTTCAACTTCGCCGACAACCAGGTGCTCAGGCTCTACGGCTTCCAGCACCGCTCGCTGGGGAGCGCCAAGGTCAGGAGGGTCACCGACCCGAGGGCCAACCCGCTCGACGCCAAGGAGGCGGCGCTCAAGATGGACGCCAAGTTCGACCACGTCTAG
- the LOC120696722 gene encoding IQ domain-containing protein IQM3-like → MEADADLRPVGLDAADSPRCPAAGNGGSVGGAAAAAAKLQTVYRGYRTRRKLADSAVVVEELWWQALNFARLSHSTISFFDEPWPKTATSHWNRVSLKASKVGQGLSRDSKALKLAFQHWIEAIDPRHRYGHNLHFYYEHWCQSQAGQPFFYWLDVGDGKDVGHPQCPRTLLNKQCIKYLGPKERELYEYIIKEGKVIHKQSREPLDTSQGPEGAKWIFVMSTARRLYAGKKEKGVFQHSSFLAGGATIAAGKFTVENGAIKSILAYSGHYKPSTENLNNFMKFLEESGVDLKEVKARPFSKDDCCDDPTPNDTQNVALYTNPPQVVLPSNTIMEGDGSKDAPTEQSKLTYQRTLSGALRSPKAIDVPQKAILERIKSKSESKSYQLGHKLSMKWSTGAGPRIGCVKDYPAELRTQAMEMVDLSPRASTTLA, encoded by the exons atggaggcGGATGCGGATCTGCGTCCCGTCGGCTTGGATGCTGCGGATTCTCCGAGGTGCCCGGCTGCGGGGAACGGCGGCAGCgtgggtggcgcggcggcggcggcggccaagctGCAGACGGTGTACCGCGGCTACCGGACCAGGCGGAAGCTCGCCGATTCCGCCGTCGTCGTGGAGGAGCTCTG GTGGCAAGCGTTGAACTTTGCGCGGCTCAGCCATAGCACCATCTCCTTCTTCGATGAACCCTGGCCTAAGACTGCAACGTCACACTGGAATCGTGTTAGCCTGAAAGCATCTAAG GTTGGACAAGGTCTCTCCAGAGATAGCAAGGCTCTCAAGTTGGCTTTCCAACATTGGATCGAGGCT ATCGACCCACGACATCGATATGGGCACAACCTGCACTTCTACTACGAACATTGGTGCCAAAGCCAAGCCGGCCAGCCCTTCTTCTATTG GCTTGATGTCGGGGATGGAAAAGATGTAGGTCACCCCCAGTGTCCAAGAACTCTGCTCAATAAGCAATGCATAAAATATCTCGGCCCT AAAGAGCGTGAGCTCTATGAATACATCATTAAAGAGGGAAAGGTTATCCATAAACAATCTAGAGAACCACTAGATACAAGCCAGGGTCCTGAAGGAGCTAAGTGGATTTTTGTTATGAGCACAGCAAGAAGACTTTATGCTGGCAAG AAGGAGAAAGGTGTATTTCAGCACTCAAGCTTTTTAGCTGGAGGTGCTACCATAGCTGCTGGAAAATTTACGGTGGAAAATGGAGCGATCAAG TCCATTTTGGCCTATAGTGGTCATTACAAGCCAAGCACGGAGAACCTCAACAATTTCATGAAATTCCTTGAAGAGAGTGGAGTCGATCTCAAAGAAGTCAAG GCGCGCCCATTCAGCAAAGATGACTGCTGCGATGATCCAACGCCTAATGATACACAAAACGTTGCTCTGTATACCAATCCTCCACAAGTGGTTCTCCCTTCGAACACAATAATGGAAGGTGATGGAAGCAAGGATGCTCCTACAGAACAATCCAAGCTAACATACCAAAGAACCTTATCAGGTGCTCTGCGCAGCCCGAAAGCCATTGATGTCCCGCAGAAGGCAATTCTTGAGAGGATAAAATCGAAGAGCGAGTCTAAATCTTACCAGCTTGGCCACAAGTTGTCCATGAAATGGAGCACTGGTGCTGGTCCTAGGATTGGGTGCGTGAAGGATTATCCAGCTGAGCTCAGAACGCAAGCAATGGAAATGGTGGACCTGTCACCACGAGCATCAACAACATTGGCCTAG
- the LOC120696720 gene encoding IQ domain-containing protein IQM3-like, which translates to MEVGLDFSASPRFQSDNLESPPPVEGGGGENGAATKLQKVYRSYRTRRKLADSAVVVEELWWQALDFARLSHSTVSFFDEPKPETAASRWNRVSLNASKVGQGLSRDGKALKLAFQHWIEAIDPRHRYGHNLHFYYDVWCQSQAGQPFFYWLDVGEGKDLDLPECPRAKLKKQCIKYLGPQEREHYEYIINEGKIIHKKSGEPLDTSQSPKGTKWIFVMSTAKRLYAGKKERGVFQHSSFLAGGTTIAAGRFTSEDGIIKSIWAYSGHYKPSAENLSNFINFLEENGVDLKEVEVRSSTKEDYNEDPVPDGSQNLTAEFMGSVPPEVILPPNTTEVNEGENAPAEQQAKPTYQRTLSGGLQSPRATGIPQKAILERMKSKGESKSYQLGHRLSLKWSTGAGPRIGCVKDYPMELRMQALEMVNLSPRATTPSASRMLGSCLSPTKATSPTSLIHASLPQPT; encoded by the exons atggAGGTGGGGCTCGATTTCTCGGCTTCTCCAAGGTTCCAGTCGGATAACCTGGAATCTCCCCCGCCGGtggaaggaggcggcggcgagaatGGCGCCGCCACCAAGCTGCAGAAGGTCTACCGCAGCTACCGGACCCGCCGGAAGCTCGCCGACTCCGCCGTCGTCGTAGAGGAGCTCTG GTGGCAAGCGCTGGACTTCGCGCGGCTCAGCCACAGCACCGTCTCCTTCTTCGACGAGCCCAAGCCGGAAACCGCTGCCTCGCGCTGGAACCGCGTCAGCCTTAATGCATCCAAG GTGGGTCAGGGTTTATCCAGAGACGGCAAGGCCCTCAAGCTGGCTTTCCAGCATTGGATCGAGGCC ATCGACCCACGGCATAGATATGGGCACAACCTGCACTTCTACTATGATGTGTGGTGTCAAAGCCAGGCAGGGCAGCCCTTCTTCTACTG GCTTGATGTTGGAGAGGGAAAGGATCTAGACCTTCCAGAGTGTCCAAGAGCAAAGCTAAAGAAGCAATGCATTAAGTATCTTGGTCCG CAAGAGCGTGAGCACTATGAATACATCATTAATGAGGGAAAGATTATCCATAAAAAATCTGGAGAACCTCTTGATACAAGCCAGAGTCCTAAAGGAACTAAATGGATTTTTGTTATGAGCACAGCAAAAAGACTTTATGCTGGAAAG AAAGAGAGAGGTGTATTCCAGCATTCCAGCTTTTTAGCAGGAGGCACTACTATAGCTGCTGGAAGATTTACATCCGAAGATGGAATTATCAAG TCCATCTGGGCCTACAGTGGTCACTACAAACCAAGTGCAGAGAACCTCAGCAATTTTATAAACTTCCTTGAAGAGAATGGAGTTGATCTCAAAGAAGTAGAG GTGCGCTCATCCACCAAAGAAGACTACAATGAAGATCCAGTGCCTGATGGTTCGCAGAACCTTACTGCTGAATTCATGGGATCAGTTCCTCCAGAAGTGATCTTACCTCCAAACACGACAGAAGTCAATGAAGGCGAGAATGCTCCTGCAGAACAACAAGCCAAGCCAACCTACCAAAGGACCTTGTCAGGTGGTCTTCAAAGCCCCAGAGCAACTGGCATCCCGCAGAAGGCAATTCTTGAGAGGATGAAATCCAAGGGCGAGTCCAAGTCCTATCAGCTTGGCCACAGACTGTCCCTTAAATGGAGCACTGGGGCTGGTCCAAGGATTGGATGTGTCAAGGACTACCCAATGGAGCTCAGAATGCAAGCTCTAGAAATGGTGAACCTGTCACCAAGGGCAACAACACCATCGGCTTCAAGGATGCTAGGTTCTTGCTTGTCCCCGACGAAAGCCACCTCACCAACATCGCTGATTCATGCCTCCCTGCCGCAGCCAACTTAG